ACCGGGTAAAAAAGATTTTTTCAATCGACCAAGCTGTCTTTTCACTATCGGCTCAATCGTCCGAAGTTTTCTGCTTGTACTCGCACAAATCTTCGATCCGGCAACTACCGCAACGGGGTTTGCGCGCCTGGCACACATAGCGCCCGTGCAGGATCAACCAATGGTGGGCGTCAAGCAGGTACGGCTTGGGCACGAACTTCATCAAGGCCTTTTCAACTTCCAGAACGGTCTTGCCCGGGGCAATGCCGGTGCGGTTGCTGACCCGGAAAATATGCGTATCAACGGCCATGGCCAGTTGCCGAAAGGCGGTGTTGAGCACCACGTTGGCGGTCTTGCGGCCAACCCCGGGTAGTGCTTCAAGCGCTTCTCGGGTTTCTGGTACCTGGCTGCCATGTTGCTCCATCAGCAGGCGACAGGTTTCGATGACGTTTTTCGCCTTGCTGTTGTACAGGCCGATGGTCTTGATGTACTCCGACAGGCCGTCAACACCCAGGGCATGGATGGCTTGCGGGGTATTGGCGACCGGGTACAGTTTGGCCGTGGCCTTGTTCACGCTGACGTCGGTAGCCTGTGCCGAGAGGATGACCGCAATCAGCAGTTCGAAAGGACTGGTGTAGGCCAGCTCGGTTTTCGGCTCGGGGTTGTCTTCATGCAACCTGCGAAAAATTTCCAGGCGTTTGGCGGCATTCATGGGGTCAAAGTGTTCCTTGACGACGGGAAAGGGCTCGCCGTTGGCAAACCCGGTTATACAGGGCGAGTATCAGGCCCAGAAGGATCAAGGCGCCGGGCAACATGCCGGCCAGGCGCAGGTTGGCAAACTCACTGAGCAGCTGGCGCGTGAACCCCGCGGCCATGCACAGCGCAGCAAATGCTGCCAGTGTGGTAGCTGCGGTACGCCAGCGGGCACTGTTACCCAGGGCCAGCTCGAACAGCAGGCATTGTACGGCGATCAATGCCGGATAGCGGCCCAGCTCCAGTGCCAGCGGCA
This portion of the Pseudomonas sp. SORT22 genome encodes:
- the nth gene encoding endonuclease III; this translates as MNAAKRLEIFRRLHEDNPEPKTELAYTSPFELLIAVILSAQATDVSVNKATAKLYPVANTPQAIHALGVDGLSEYIKTIGLYNSKAKNVIETCRLLMEQHGSQVPETREALEALPGVGRKTANVVLNTAFRQLAMAVDTHIFRVSNRTGIAPGKTVLEVEKALMKFVPKPYLLDAHHWLILHGRYVCQARKPRCGSCRIEDLCEYKQKTSDD
- a CDS encoding Rnf-Nqr domain containing protein yields the protein MNRQWLAAISLAPALGATQTLLQASTMALLSLLAVGLHRLCMTPLRKQLDADARLFASVLMAALLVTCLELGLRAWALPLALELGRYPALIAVQCLLFELALGNSARWRTAATTLAAFAALCMAAGFTRQLLSEFANLRLAGMLPGALILLGLILALYNRVCQRRALSRRQGTL